A stretch of the Snodgrassella alvi genome encodes the following:
- the atpE gene encoding F0F1 ATP synthase subunit C, translating into MGGLIAIACGLMIGISAMGASIGIGMLGAKYMESSARQPELMNSLLGKFFIIMGMIDAAFIISLGVSFLYFAKIGG; encoded by the coding sequence ATGGGTGGTTTAATCGCTATCGCTTGTGGTTTGATGATTGGTATTTCTGCCATGGGTGCATCTATCGGTATCGGTATGCTGGGCGCAAAATACATGGAATCTTCTGCCCGTCAGCCAGAATTAATGAACTCATTGCTGGGTAAATTCTTCATTATCATGGGTATGATTGATGCTGCGTTCATTATTTCTCTGGGCGTATCATTCTTGTACTTCGCCAAAATCGGCGGCTGA
- a CDS encoding SDR family oxidoreductase, with amino-acid sequence MAVQNKVVIITGASSGIGAATARLLAQNGAKVVLAARRESQLQQLQQQITQSGGEAVYQVTDVRQPEEMHALVELAKKHFQGVDVIFNNAGIMPNSPISALQTNDWNNMIDINLKGVLNGIAAVMPIFAKQKSGHIITTSSIAGLKSFMGCGVYGATKFAVRNLMEVIRQESATEQTNIRTTTLYPAAINTELLQSISDANVLQSMTQLYNQVGISPEAIARAVNFAIEQPEDTNISELTIYPTKQA; translated from the coding sequence ATGGCAGTTCAAAATAAAGTAGTCATCATAACCGGTGCATCATCAGGTATTGGCGCAGCAACTGCACGCTTACTAGCTCAAAACGGAGCAAAAGTCGTACTTGCTGCGCGCCGCGAATCACAGCTTCAACAACTACAACAACAGATTACTCAGTCTGGCGGTGAGGCCGTTTATCAAGTTACAGATGTGCGCCAGCCGGAAGAGATGCATGCATTAGTTGAGCTGGCTAAAAAACATTTTCAGGGTGTAGATGTGATATTTAATAACGCCGGTATTATGCCTAACTCCCCTATCAGTGCTCTTCAGACAAACGATTGGAATAATATGATTGATATTAATCTGAAGGGTGTGCTAAATGGAATTGCTGCGGTCATGCCTATTTTCGCGAAACAGAAATCTGGCCATATCATTACTACCTCTTCAATTGCTGGCTTGAAAAGCTTCATGGGCTGTGGTGTTTATGGCGCAACTAAATTTGCCGTACGTAATCTGATGGAAGTTATCCGGCAGGAAAGTGCCACTGAACAAACCAATATCCGTACTACTACTTTGTATCCTGCAGCGATCAATACAGAGCTGTTACAAAGTATTTCTGATGCAAATGTGCTGCAAAGTATGACTCAATTATACAATCAGGTTGGCATCAGCCCTGAAGCCATTGCTCGTGCTGTTAACTTTGCCATTGAGCAGCCGGAAGATACCAATATTAGTGAGCTGACTATCTATCCAACTAAACAAGCTTAA
- the atpB gene encoding F0F1 ATP synthase subunit A, producing the protein MSGTEMTPGEYISHHLINYTQKSPDYQTNMVDFSFLNLDTLFFSILTGIIASAILFVAARRMRVGVPTRFQAAVELLIEFVGGICKDMVHNEKSRKTIAPLGLTVFMWILFMNIMDLLPVDLLPWAWQHATGDHHAFLRVVPTADLNTTMAMAISVLFLCIVYNIKIKGLGGWIHELFSAPFGNKIWLFIPNFLMNIIEFFSKTLSHGMRLFGNMYAGEILFMVIALMGGAWGMSGAAGVSDVVLFILQIIAGLAWAIFHILVIALQAYLFMVLTFVYLGQAHDSH; encoded by the coding sequence ATGAGCGGCACAGAGATGACTCCGGGCGAATATATCAGCCATCACTTAATCAATTACACTCAGAAATCACCAGATTACCAGACCAATATGGTTGATTTCTCCTTTCTTAATCTGGATACCCTATTTTTTTCCATACTGACTGGCATCATCGCCTCAGCTATTCTGTTTGTAGCAGCTCGTCGTATGAGAGTAGGTGTGCCTACCCGTTTTCAAGCCGCCGTCGAACTACTAATTGAATTTGTGGGTGGTATCTGCAAAGATATGGTTCACAATGAGAAATCTCGAAAAACCATTGCTCCTCTGGGCTTGACTGTATTCATGTGGATTCTCTTCATGAATATTATGGATCTGCTACCTGTAGATTTGTTGCCTTGGGCATGGCAGCATGCTACGGGTGACCATCATGCGTTTCTGCGCGTTGTTCCCACGGCAGACCTGAATACCACCATGGCAATGGCGATTTCTGTATTGTTTCTGTGTATCGTTTACAATATCAAAATCAAAGGATTGGGTGGCTGGATACACGAATTATTCAGTGCACCGTTTGGTAACAAAATTTGGTTGTTCATCCCCAATTTTCTGATGAATATCATCGAATTTTTCTCCAAGACCCTGTCTCATGGTATGCGACTATTTGGTAACATGTATGCCGGTGAAATTTTATTTATGGTGATCGCTCTAATGGGTGGTGCCTGGGGTATGTCCGGTGCTGCAGGCGTAAGCGATGTGGTTTTATTCATTCTCCAGATTATTGCAGGTTTGGCTTGGGCCATATTCCACATTTTGGTCATTGCTTTACAGGCATATCTCTTTATGGTGCTGACCTTCGTATATTTGGGTCAGGCTCACGATTCCCATTAA
- a CDS encoding carboxymuconolactone decarboxylase family protein codes for MKKQTAGHELLGEFAPQFAHFNDDVLFGEVWSREQQLPAHQRSMITISALICAGNFEQLSAHLNIGRQNGITKDEIVEIITHLSFYVGWPKAWSAFNLAKQIYQDNEK; via the coding sequence ATGAAAAAACAGACAGCAGGTCATGAACTTTTAGGCGAATTTGCACCTCAGTTTGCTCATTTTAATGATGATGTTTTATTTGGTGAAGTTTGGTCACGAGAACAACAATTGCCAGCACATCAGCGCAGCATGATTACTATTTCAGCATTAATCTGTGCCGGTAATTTCGAGCAATTAAGTGCCCATCTGAATATTGGCAGACAAAATGGCATCACCAAAGATGAAATTGTTGAAATTATTACTCATTTGTCCTTTTATGTGGGCTGGCCGAAGGCTTGGTCTGCATTTAATCTAGCCAAGCAAATTTATCAAGACAATGAAAAGTAA
- a CDS encoding cupin domain-containing protein, translating to MNSSFKQIFPLGEENINYAQYFIGQSYLANLAAIDDNVDVDVSNVTFEPGCHNHWHKHLNGYQILLATAGQGWYQEAGKPAQLLNPGDVVVIHAGVKHWHGATKDSWFSHVAITKGQSEWLEPVASSDYNAL from the coding sequence ATGAATTCATCATTTAAACAAATCTTTCCACTAGGTGAAGAAAATATCAACTATGCTCAATATTTTATTGGTCAGAGCTATTTAGCTAATCTGGCCGCTATTGATGACAATGTCGATGTAGACGTTAGCAATGTTACTTTCGAGCCAGGCTGCCACAACCATTGGCACAAACATTTAAATGGCTATCAAATATTACTTGCTACTGCCGGTCAGGGTTGGTATCAAGAAGCAGGCAAACCGGCACAATTACTTAATCCTGGCGATGTTGTGGTTATTCATGCGGGAGTCAAACATTGGCATGGAGCAACGAAAGATAGTTGGTTCAGTCATGTGGCCATTACCAAAGGTCAAAGCGAATGGCTGGAACCCGTAGCAAGCAGCGATTACAACGCTCTGTAA
- a CDS encoding ATP synthase subunit I translates to MRWIMFWQTVMLFAAVCVSAWLWKYSAIWSAVLGGLSYLIPTLLAMLTIIAAKKLPALLPATLLMAEISKILMICLMMLLVYVCYSAVNWFAFLTGLILVSQAGLFTFRKRLLL, encoded by the coding sequence ATGAGGTGGATCATGTTCTGGCAAACAGTCATGTTGTTTGCCGCAGTTTGTGTGTCCGCATGGTTGTGGAAATATTCTGCTATCTGGTCGGCAGTATTGGGTGGACTGAGTTACCTGATACCTACATTATTGGCGATGCTAACCATCATCGCCGCCAAAAAATTACCGGCGCTATTACCGGCAACACTATTAATGGCCGAAATCAGCAAAATTCTCATGATATGCCTAATGATGTTGCTGGTTTACGTGTGCTATTCCGCAGTTAACTGGTTTGCTTTCCTGACAGGACTTATACTGGTCAGTCAGGCTGGATTGTTCACATTTAGAAAAAGATTGTTACTATGA
- the atpG gene encoding F0F1 ATP synthase subunit gamma has protein sequence MAVGKEILTRIRSVQNTQKITKAMQMVSTSKMRKTQERMRQARPYADKIRLVMSHLAQTHSNHNVPLLRSNNDSKRVGFIVITTDKGLCGGLNANILKAFFSKVQECNQQGLEAEVVCLGSKGLAACNRVGLNVIASAVGLGDTPRVATLLGPLTEIFQRYAEGKLDAIYLVYAGFINTMRQEPRLETLLPIGQNVLDQVSESKEYSWEYVYEPSPQQVLEFLVRRYLESVVYQALSENMAAEQAARMVAMKAATDNASNAIKELRLVYNKSRQAAITTELSEIVAGAAAV, from the coding sequence ATGGCAGTAGGAAAAGAGATTCTCACCCGAATTCGCAGTGTTCAAAATACCCAAAAGATCACTAAAGCGATGCAGATGGTGTCAACCTCTAAAATGCGGAAGACTCAGGAACGGATGCGTCAGGCGCGTCCGTATGCCGATAAAATTCGTCTGGTGATGAGCCATCTGGCACAAACCCATTCTAATCACAACGTCCCGCTGTTGCGTAGTAATAATGACAGTAAGCGAGTAGGATTTATTGTTATTACGACTGATAAAGGACTATGTGGTGGTCTGAATGCCAATATCCTTAAAGCATTCTTCAGTAAAGTGCAAGAATGCAATCAGCAGGGGCTTGAGGCCGAAGTTGTATGTCTCGGCAGTAAAGGACTGGCCGCCTGTAACCGAGTGGGTTTGAATGTCATTGCCAGTGCTGTGGGTCTAGGTGATACACCTAGAGTGGCTACATTGCTGGGTCCGTTAACGGAAATTTTTCAGCGTTATGCAGAAGGTAAACTGGATGCCATTTATCTGGTTTATGCCGGCTTTATCAATACCATGCGTCAGGAACCACGTCTGGAAACACTGCTGCCCATCGGGCAGAATGTTCTGGATCAGGTATCTGAAAGTAAGGAATACAGCTGGGAATATGTATACGAACCCTCGCCACAACAGGTGCTGGAATTTTTAGTCCGCCGTTATTTAGAGTCTGTGGTTTATCAGGCCTTATCTGAAAATATGGCTGCCGAGCAGGCTGCGCGTATGGTAGCGATGAAAGCTGCTACCGATAATGCAAGCAATGCCATTAAAGAATTGCGTCTGGTGTATAACAAATCGCGTCAGGCAGCGATTACCACAGAGTTGTCAGAAATTGTGGCCGGTGCTGCTGCTGTTTAA
- a CDS encoding F0F1 ATP synthase subunit delta gives MAEFATIARPYAKALFSLAQEQNQIESWLDELKTLAEIILQPKVQLLIDEPECEYTEKAKEILSLVDFTPAEDLKNFIFVLAQNKRLTVLPEIYTLFQDYALSLNDIKEATVYTAYPIDKAQFAQVVVDLEAHFNTRLKAHQVVAPELIGGIKVEVGDRVLDLSVQGRLNSLHTALMN, from the coding sequence ATGGCTGAGTTCGCAACCATAGCCAGACCTTATGCCAAGGCATTGTTTAGTCTGGCGCAAGAACAGAATCAGATTGAGTCTTGGTTGGACGAACTGAAAACACTGGCTGAAATCATACTGCAACCGAAAGTGCAGTTACTAATAGATGAGCCGGAATGCGAATACACTGAAAAGGCAAAAGAAATCCTGTCTTTAGTGGATTTTACGCCCGCAGAAGATTTGAAAAACTTCATTTTTGTGCTGGCGCAGAACAAACGCTTAACAGTTTTGCCAGAAATTTATACGTTATTCCAAGACTATGCTTTGTCCCTTAACGACATAAAAGAAGCCACCGTATACACAGCCTACCCTATTGATAAAGCGCAGTTTGCACAAGTAGTAGTGGATCTGGAAGCCCATTTCAACACACGGTTGAAAGCGCATCAGGTGGTTGCCCCAGAATTAATTGGTGGCATAAAAGTAGAAGTTGGTGACCGAGTATTGGATTTGTCGGTGCAGGGTAGATTAAACAGCCTGCATACGGCATTGATGAATTAG
- a CDS encoding RHS domain-containing protein: protein MLYYHTDVNGAPEELTDEDGHIVWACSYQLWDKSTQLLRYA, encoded by the coding sequence GTGCTGTACTACCACACCGATGTCAACGGTGCCCCAGAAGAACTTACTGATGAAGACGGTCACATTGTATGGGCATGCAGCTATCAGCTGTGGGATAAATCTACGCAATTATTAAGATACGCTTAG
- a CDS encoding F0F1 ATP synthase subunit B, whose protein sequence is MNINATLIAQVLVFVMFVLFTMKFVWPPIVKVLDARADKIAEGLAAAERGKNDFAQAEKRVADILAEGRSQVSEMVANAEKRAAQIVEDAKTQASEEAARIMAQAKADVEQEANRAREALRQQVADLVVKGAESILRSEVNPSRHADLLANLKQEL, encoded by the coding sequence GTGAATATCAACGCAACCCTAATTGCACAAGTACTTGTTTTTGTCATGTTTGTGCTATTTACGATGAAATTCGTATGGCCACCCATCGTCAAAGTACTTGATGCCCGTGCCGACAAAATTGCCGAAGGTTTGGCTGCTGCCGAACGTGGAAAAAACGATTTTGCTCAGGCGGAAAAACGTGTTGCTGATATCTTGGCCGAGGGTCGCAGTCAGGTCTCCGAAATGGTGGCCAATGCGGAAAAGCGTGCCGCGCAGATTGTTGAGGATGCCAAAACTCAGGCATCCGAAGAAGCTGCCCGTATCATGGCTCAGGCAAAAGCTGATGTAGAGCAGGAAGCTAACCGGGCCCGTGAAGCACTGCGGCAGCAGGTAGCAGATTTGGTTGTAAAAGGTGCCGAATCTATCCTGCGCAGTGAAGTTAATCCTTCACGTCACGCTGATTTACTGGCGAACCTGAAACAGGAGCTGTAA
- the atpA gene encoding F0F1 ATP synthase subunit alpha, with protein MQLNPAEISDLIKAKIANLNVDTELRTRGTVMSVTDGIVRVHGLSDVMQGEMLEFPGNTFGLAMNLERDSVGAVILGESEHIKEGDEVTCTGRILEVPVGRELVGRVVDALGRPIDGKGPINATHTAPVEKIAPGVIARQSVDQPMQTGLKAIDSMVPIGRGQRELIIGDRQTGKTAVALDAIVNQKDTGVICIYVAIGQKASSIASVVRKLEEHGAMDHTIIVAATASEAAALQYIAPYAGCSMGEFFRDNGEDALIVYDDLSKQAVAYRQISLLLRRPPGREAYPGDVFYLHSRLLERASRINAHEVEELTKGAVKGKTGSLTALPIIETQAGDVSAFVPTNVISITDGQIFLETDLFNSGIRPAINAGISVSRVGGAAQTKVIKKLGGGIRLALAQYRELAAFSQFASDLDEATRKQLRHGEVVTELMKQKQFSTLSTGEMALTLWAINNGSYDDVPVSKALNFESEFLGYVRTQCPNVLQDIDATGALSDDNAKALDNAMKTFKSSYGYQA; from the coding sequence ATGCAGCTTAATCCTGCTGAAATTAGCGATTTGATTAAAGCTAAAATCGCAAACCTGAACGTAGATACAGAATTACGTACCCGTGGTACCGTAATGTCTGTAACTGACGGGATTGTGCGCGTACATGGCTTGTCAGACGTGATGCAAGGTGAAATGCTCGAGTTTCCCGGCAATACATTTGGTCTCGCCATGAACCTGGAGCGCGATTCTGTAGGTGCCGTGATTCTGGGCGAATCCGAACACATTAAAGAAGGTGACGAAGTTACCTGTACTGGTCGCATTCTGGAAGTGCCAGTAGGCCGTGAGCTGGTAGGCCGCGTCGTAGATGCACTGGGTCGCCCCATTGATGGTAAGGGACCGATTAATGCTACACATACTGCTCCGGTAGAAAAAATTGCTCCGGGTGTAATTGCACGTCAATCTGTTGATCAGCCAATGCAAACCGGTCTGAAAGCCATTGATTCAATGGTGCCTATTGGCCGCGGACAGCGTGAATTAATTATCGGTGACCGCCAGACAGGTAAAACAGCCGTGGCTCTGGATGCTATTGTTAACCAGAAAGATACCGGCGTAATCTGTATTTATGTAGCCATCGGCCAGAAAGCTTCTTCCATTGCTAGCGTAGTGCGCAAACTGGAAGAACATGGTGCGATGGATCATACCATTATTGTAGCAGCTACTGCCTCTGAAGCAGCTGCGCTGCAATATATCGCTCCGTATGCTGGTTGTAGTATGGGTGAATTCTTCCGTGATAATGGTGAAGATGCCCTGATTGTCTATGATGACTTGTCCAAACAGGCCGTAGCCTATCGTCAAATTTCCCTGCTATTGCGCCGTCCACCTGGCCGCGAAGCTTATCCGGGTGACGTATTCTATCTGCACTCACGTCTGCTAGAACGTGCTTCCCGTATTAACGCACATGAAGTAGAAGAACTGACCAAAGGTGCAGTAAAAGGCAAAACCGGTTCATTAACTGCATTGCCAATTATTGAAACACAGGCTGGTGACGTTTCTGCATTTGTACCGACCAATGTAATTTCCATTACTGACGGACAGATATTCCTAGAAACCGACCTGTTTAACTCCGGTATTCGTCCGGCCATTAATGCTGGTATCTCTGTATCCCGCGTAGGTGGTGCTGCTCAGACTAAAGTTATCAAAAAACTGGGTGGTGGTATTCGTCTGGCATTGGCTCAGTATCGAGAACTTGCGGCGTTTTCTCAGTTTGCTTCTGATTTGGACGAAGCAACACGCAAACAGTTGCGTCATGGTGAAGTTGTGACCGAACTGATGAAACAGAAACAGTTCAGCACGTTGAGTACAGGTGAAATGGCACTAACTCTGTGGGCAATCAATAATGGCTCATATGATGATGTTCCTGTGTCCAAGGCATTGAATTTTGAGTCAGAATTTTTGGGCTATGTGCGTACTCAGTGTCCAAATGTATTACAGGACATCGATGCCACCGGTGCATTAAGCGATGACAATGCCAAAGCATTGGACAACGCCATGAAGACCTTCAAATCGTCTTACGGCTATCAGGCGTAA
- a CDS encoding Imm50 family immunity protein: protein MWYKNAIGKEKIQFMFNNEFDIELFELYSISLEKNSELKCNLICKGIPKTHPKKWDKLEFNALNLTIIFNEIIQMNISGTKIGFFCLPKINSSIDYSEITIKHGEFQLYCKSKFLTIDNITPYIDIRWD, encoded by the coding sequence ATGTGGTACAAAAATGCAATAGGTAAAGAAAAAATTCAATTTATGTTTAATAATGAATTCGACATTGAATTATTTGAACTTTATAGTATTTCATTGGAAAAAAATTCAGAATTAAAATGTAATTTAATATGCAAAGGAATTCCAAAAACTCATCCAAAAAAATGGGATAAATTAGAGTTTAATGCATTGAATTTAACAATTATTTTTAATGAGATTATTCAAATGAATATATCTGGAACAAAAATTGGATTTTTTTGTTTACCAAAAATCAATTCTTCAATCGATTATTCTGAAATAACAATTAAACATGGCGAATTCCAACTTTACTGTAAATCCAAATTTTTAACAATAGATAATATAACTCCTTATATAGATATACGATGGGATTAG
- a CDS encoding F0F1 ATP synthase subunit epsilon produces the protein MSTMQVEVVSNEENIYSGEASFVVVPTLEGELGIYPRHEPIMSLVRPGALRLTVPDQKEEILVAVSGGVLEVQPNKLTLLADVAVRSEEMDQQRAEEAKKAAESGIHEAKDDVSLAKAHVALAAAIAQLKTLDYLRTHRK, from the coding sequence ATGAGTACCATGCAAGTGGAAGTGGTGAGTAACGAAGAAAACATCTATTCAGGTGAAGCCAGCTTTGTTGTTGTGCCGACTCTGGAAGGTGAGCTAGGTATTTACCCTCGCCATGAACCCATTATGAGCTTGGTGCGTCCTGGTGCTCTTCGTTTGACCGTACCTGACCAGAAAGAAGAAATTCTGGTAGCAGTATCAGGCGGTGTTCTGGAAGTACAGCCGAATAAGCTTACGCTTTTGGCAGATGTGGCCGTTCGCAGTGAAGAAATGGATCAGCAGCGTGCCGAAGAAGCCAAAAAAGCAGCCGAATCCGGTATCCATGAGGCCAAGGATGATGTTTCACTGGCCAAAGCTCATGTGGCTTTAGCTGCGGCGATTGCTCAACTGAAAACTCTGGATTACCTGCGCACTCATCGAAAATAA
- a CDS encoding RHS repeat-associated core domain-containing protein produces the protein MRIEKLNCTERYGYVYDALGRRIEKHQIDRAGKACNRTRFLWDGLRMIQETRTDRSKSVYIYTDESGYEPLARVETTTGTEQKVLYYHTDVNGAPEELTDEDGHIVWACSYQLWGKPIQEIEHSQIQQNLRYQGQYLDRETGLHYNTFRYYDPDIGRFTQPDPIGLLGGFNLYQYAPNGLMWIDPWGWSCANTKTKKTSYNGKSRRDAFRQAKRDANIPMNQQPKSITTPFLKDGYGNLIIGKNGQPIKTRQYEFIDKNKNSIFIQEHSLGHIKATKGHGAEPHFNIRSSDNLNTGYVPRTHGH, from the coding sequence GTGCGTATCGAAAAATTAAACTGTACCGAACGCTACGGCTATGTCTACGATGCCTTAGGCCGACGTATCGAAAAACACCAGATAGACCGGGCGGGCAAAGCATGCAACCGTACCCGTTTCCTGTGGGACGGGCTGAGAATGATTCAGGAAACCCGTACTGACAGAAGCAAAAGCGTCTATATCTACACTGATGAAAGCGGCTATGAACCCTTAGCCAGAGTAGAGACCACTACCGGTACGGAACAGAAAGTGCTGTACTACCACACCGATGTCAACGGTGCCCCGGAAGAACTTACTGATGAAGATGGTCATATTGTATGGGCGTGCAGCTATCAGCTGTGGGGCAAGCCGATACAGGAAATCGAACACAGCCAGATACAACAGAACCTAAGGTATCAGGGGCAGTATTTAGACAGAGAAACGGGCTTACATTACAATACTTTCAGGTATTATGACCCTGATATAGGCAGATTCACACAGCCGGACCCGATTGGGTTGCTGGGTGGGTTTAATCTGTATCAGTATGCGCCTAATGGGTTGATGTGGATTGATCCGTGGGGCTGGAGTTGTGCTAATACAAAAACTAAAAAAACGTCGTACAATGGTAAAAGTCGGAGAGATGCATTTCGACAAGCTAAGCGCGATGCTAATATTCCTATGAATCAACAACCTAAAAGTATCACCACTCCCTTTTTAAAGGATGGTTATGGCAATCTTATTATTGGTAAAAATGGACAGCCAATCAAAACTCGACAATACGAATTTATTGACAAAAACAAAAATTCAATTTTTATTCAGGAGCATAGCTTAGGACATATTAAAGCTACAAAAGGACATGGAGCAGAGCCACACTTTAATATTAGATCTTCAGATAATCTAAATACGGGGTATGTTCCAAGAACTCATGGTCATTAA
- the atpD gene encoding F0F1 ATP synthase subunit beta: MSQGKIVQIIGAVVDVEFPHDSIPNVYDALKLVDTDLTLEVEQLLGDGIVRTIPMGTSDGLKRGMAVVNTGAPITVPVGTATLGRIMDVLGHPVDEAGEIQTSTTRSIHQQAPKFDELSSSTELLETGIKVIDLLCPFAKGGKVGLFGGAGVGKTVNMMELINNIAKAHSGLSVFAGVGERTREGNDFYHEMKDSNVLDKVAMVYGQMNEPPGNRLRVALTGLTMAEYFRDEKDENGKGRDVLLFIDNIYRYTLAGTEVSALLGRMPSAVGYQPTLAEEMGRLQERIASTKTGSITSIQAVYVPADDLTDPSPATTFAHLDATVVLSRDIASLGIYPAVDPLDSTSRQLDPAVIGQEHYDVARGVQTTLQKYKELNDIIAILGMDELSDEDKLTVNRARKIQRFLSQPFHVAEVFTGAPGKYVSLRDTIAGFKAILNGEYDHLPEQAFYMVGNIEEAAEKAKTLN; the protein is encoded by the coding sequence ATGAGCCAAGGCAAAATCGTACAAATCATTGGTGCGGTAGTGGACGTAGAATTCCCACATGATTCCATACCCAATGTGTATGACGCTCTTAAACTGGTTGATACTGATTTGACTCTTGAAGTTGAACAGTTACTGGGTGATGGTATCGTGCGTACCATCCCTATGGGTACTTCCGATGGTCTGAAACGCGGTATGGCCGTAGTTAATACCGGCGCACCGATTACTGTACCGGTTGGTACAGCTACATTGGGTCGGATTATGGACGTTTTGGGTCATCCGGTGGATGAAGCTGGCGAAATTCAGACCAGTACTACCCGCTCCATTCACCAACAGGCACCGAAATTTGATGAGCTTTCCAGCTCAACTGAATTGCTGGAAACGGGTATCAAGGTGATTGACCTGCTGTGTCCTTTTGCCAAAGGCGGTAAAGTTGGCTTGTTTGGTGGTGCCGGCGTTGGTAAAACCGTTAACATGATGGAACTGATTAACAACATTGCCAAAGCACACAGTGGTTTGTCTGTGTTTGCCGGTGTAGGAGAACGTACTCGTGAAGGTAATGACTTCTATCACGAGATGAAAGACTCCAACGTACTGGATAAAGTGGCCATGGTGTATGGTCAGATGAACGAACCACCTGGTAACCGTCTGCGTGTAGCTTTAACTGGTCTGACCATGGCGGAATACTTCCGTGATGAAAAAGATGAAAACGGTAAAGGCCGTGACGTACTGCTGTTCATCGACAACATTTACCGTTACACACTGGCCGGTACTGAAGTATCAGCTTTGCTAGGGCGTATGCCGTCTGCTGTGGGTTATCAGCCAACACTGGCTGAAGAAATGGGTCGTCTACAGGAGCGAATTGCTTCTACTAAAACTGGTTCCATTACTTCTATCCAAGCCGTGTATGTACCTGCAGATGACCTGACTGACCCATCTCCGGCCACAACATTTGCCCACTTGGATGCAACTGTGGTGTTAAGCCGTGATATTGCTTCTTTAGGTATTTATCCGGCAGTGGATCCGCTGGACTCTACTTCACGCCAGCTAGACCCCGCTGTAATTGGTCAGGAACATTATGACGTTGCACGTGGTGTACAGACTACTTTGCAAAAATACAAAGAGTTGAACGATATCATTGCGATTCTGGGTATGGATGAATTGTCTGATGAAGACAAACTAACCGTAAACCGCGCACGTAAGATCCAGCGCTTTTTATCACAGCCATTCCACGTAGCAGAAGTGTTTACCGGTGCGCCGGGTAAATATGTTTCACTGCGTGATACCATTGCCGGCTTTAAAGCTATTCTGAATGGTGAGTACGATCACCTGCCTGAACAAGCTTTTTACATGGTAGGCAATATTGAAGAAGCTGCTGAAAAAGCGAAAACCCTAAACTAA